One genomic segment of Chitinophaga parva includes these proteins:
- a CDS encoding pseudouridine synthase — MQHAHRYFMINKPYGMLSQFVTRFEGEQHLPMLGALNFAFPEGTHAVGRLDKESEGLLLLTTNAKVTRLLFLSKVPHARTYLVKVKNKITADKLELLRSGVPIQVKGGEYYKTTPCQAEIVEKPAGLFERPGEPDDYGKSSWLLITLTEGKFHQIRKMVQYVRHPCLRLVRISIEDLALGEIAPGEVHEIDEETFFMKLKLEGGRQAAPPRYNG; from the coding sequence ATGCAGCACGCGCACCGTTACTTTATGATCAATAAGCCTTATGGCATGCTTTCACAGTTTGTAACACGCTTTGAAGGAGAGCAGCATTTGCCTATGCTGGGAGCGCTGAACTTTGCATTCCCGGAAGGTACGCACGCGGTGGGCCGGCTGGACAAGGAATCGGAAGGCCTGTTGTTACTCACCACTAATGCAAAGGTGACGCGCCTGCTCTTCTTAAGCAAGGTGCCCCATGCACGTACTTACCTGGTGAAGGTGAAAAATAAAATAACGGCGGATAAACTGGAATTGCTGCGGAGTGGCGTGCCTATACAGGTGAAAGGTGGGGAATATTATAAGACCACACCCTGCCAGGCAGAGATCGTGGAAAAGCCTGCAGGCTTGTTTGAACGGCCGGGGGAGCCGGATGATTATGGCAAAAGCTCCTGGCTCCTCATCACACTCACCGAAGGAAAGTTTCACCAGATCCGTAAAATGGTGCAGTATGTCAGACATCCCTGCCTGCGGCTGGTACGCATTTCCATTGAAGACCTGGCCTTGGGAGAAATAGCCCCCGGTGAGGTGCATGAAATCGATGAGGAGACCTTTTTTATGAAACTGAAGCTTGAAGGGGGGCGGCAAGCGGCGCCTCCACGGTATAATGGCTGA
- a CDS encoding GNAT family N-acetyltransferase: protein MDHLPVTSRLALRPFTLADDAFIYRLLNTPTWLQFIGDRHIIDLAAARHYLQHGPLQSYRVNGFGPWLVTLRDTGAPIGMCGFFQRPFLDAPDAGLAFLPEYEGQGYASEALRACMDYAFDAMGAHRVYAFTLPVNLRCMRLLQAIGFHYQEMIRPPGEAHALMLYAIQRTPAEI, encoded by the coding sequence ATGGATCACCTGCCCGTCACTTCCCGCCTGGCCCTGCGCCCATTTACCCTGGCAGACGATGCCTTTATCTATCGCCTGTTGAATACCCCTACCTGGCTGCAATTCATTGGCGACCGCCATATCATAGACCTGGCTGCGGCCCGCCATTACCTGCAGCACGGGCCTTTACAGAGCTACCGCGTGAACGGTTTTGGCCCCTGGCTGGTAACCCTGCGGGACACAGGTGCGCCTATCGGCATGTGTGGATTTTTCCAGCGCCCTTTCCTGGATGCCCCGGATGCAGGCCTGGCCTTCCTGCCGGAGTATGAAGGGCAGGGCTATGCCAGCGAAGCCCTGCGCGCCTGCATGGACTATGCTTTTGACGCTATGGGTGCCCATCGGGTATATGCGTTCACGTTGCCCGTTAACCTGCGCTGCATGCGCCTGCTGCAAGCTATCGGCTTCCACTACCAGGAAATGATCCGGCCCCCGGGCGAGGCCCACGCGCTCATGCTGTACGCCATACAGCGCACCCCTGCAGAAATTTAA
- the rluF gene encoding 23S rRNA pseudouridine(2604) synthase RluF encodes MDKSVNKYISDTGFCSRREADKYIEQGRVTINDNIAMKGNRVEEGDIVEIDGEPLKKKKATVYIALNKPKGITCTTDQKDKTNIVDYVNFNTRIFPIGRLDKLSEGLIFLTNDGDIVNKILRAGNQHEKEYVVTVDKPITPDFIRNMRSGVRILGTYTKPCFVQQEGPLQFRIILIQGLNRQIRRMCEALGYQVKTLRRTRIMHLTLKDLAPGKWRFFTKDEINTLNAMVANSSKTDKGSSAPTDGMDE; translated from the coding sequence ATGGACAAAAGCGTTAATAAATACATCAGTGATACCGGTTTTTGCAGCCGCCGGGAGGCTGATAAATACATAGAACAAGGCCGTGTTACCATCAACGATAACATAGCGATGAAGGGGAACCGCGTGGAAGAAGGCGACATCGTGGAAATAGACGGGGAACCCCTCAAAAAAAAGAAAGCCACCGTCTACATCGCCCTCAATAAACCCAAGGGCATCACTTGCACCACCGACCAGAAAGACAAGACCAATATCGTGGACTATGTGAACTTCAATACCCGCATTTTCCCCATCGGCCGGCTGGACAAGCTCTCTGAAGGGCTCATCTTCCTCACCAACGATGGCGACATTGTAAACAAGATACTGCGCGCCGGCAATCAGCACGAAAAGGAATATGTAGTAACGGTAGACAAACCCATCACACCGGACTTTATCAGGAACATGCGCAGCGGCGTGCGCATCCTGGGCACTTATACCAAACCTTGCTTTGTGCAACAGGAAGGGCCCCTGCAATTCCGCATCATCCTCATCCAGGGCCTCAACCGCCAGATCCGCCGCATGTGCGAAGCCCTGGGCTACCAGGTGAAGACACTGCGCCGCACGCGCATTATGCACCTCACCCTCAAAGACCTGGCGCCCGGCAAATGGCGCTTCTTCACAAAAGACGAGATCAACACCCTCAATGCCATGGTGGCCAACAGCAGCAAGACCGACAAAGGCAGCAGCGCCCCCACGGATGGCATGGATGAATAA
- a CDS encoding MarR family winged helix-turn-helix transcriptional regulator — protein sequence MNVIDQSGILAISTRLQRLADQIRKEGQEVYRLHGIDFEPKWFPVIYTLHHKPLLSVVEIANEIGYAHPSTISLLKELEAKKLIQSRKDKTDTRKRMIQLSDKGRQLVTRMLPVWSLIAEAITDMTNTSNNLLKAIGEVELQMEQHSFLDRAKALMDAKKSV from the coding sequence ATGAACGTCATTGACCAATCCGGCATACTCGCTATCTCTACCCGGCTGCAACGCCTGGCTGACCAGATCCGTAAAGAAGGGCAGGAGGTGTACCGGTTGCATGGCATCGACTTTGAGCCCAAATGGTTCCCGGTCATTTACACCCTCCATCATAAACCCCTGCTCAGCGTAGTGGAAATTGCCAACGAGATCGGCTACGCCCACCCCTCCACCATCAGTCTCCTCAAGGAACTGGAGGCTAAAAAGCTCATCCAGTCACGCAAAGACAAAACAGATACCCGCAAGCGCATGATACAGCTCTCGGACAAAGGCCGGCAGCTGGTAACCCGCATGCTGCCGGTGTGGAGCCTCATTGCGGAAGCCATTACTGACATGACAAACACGTCCAATAACCTCCTCAAGGCCATTGGTGAAGTGGAACTGCAAATGGAGCAGCATAGTTTCCTGGACAGGGCCAAAGCGTTAATGGACGCAAAAAAAAGCGTATAG
- a CDS encoding IPT/TIG domain-containing protein yields the protein MKTTKYNTSRIAINITFSLFLLALSSCKKDNGIPNNNPTSPDTTLKISALSNTTLHYGDTLIITGSNFSATALNNTVTINEMATRVQTATATQLKVIVPALGAVTGEVKIKTGTQTASGGNITYVPDIFVAGSQNNSARSLATYWKNNIAVTLSTEESALNSIFVNGNDVYAAGRERINNLQLANYWKNGTKTTLGTNESAANSISVNGNDVHVGGWEIINGFDLPRYWKNGAGTTINVNDPIISQIVTGNGSCTGIYVNNNNVYAVGSYRNSQGQFSPWEFTNGIIPANTIPNNDKHCFANAVFVSGSDKYVAGNQNNATTGLAMATIWKNETAATLTAGTASVGVATAVFVAGNDVYVAGYEQEDYYGGGPSFAKYWKNGVEVKLSTVSSGATGIVVFGNDVYVSGWENNGSYNVAKYWKNGVAVNLGNAVLNSSGNAIVVR from the coding sequence ATGAAAACAACAAAATACAATACCTCTAGAATAGCAATCAATATAACTTTTTCGCTATTCCTGCTTGCATTGTCTTCCTGCAAAAAAGACAATGGCATTCCCAATAATAACCCAACATCGCCAGACACTACGCTTAAAATAAGCGCTTTATCTAACACCACGTTGCACTATGGCGACACGCTTATCATCACCGGTAGTAATTTTTCCGCTACAGCACTTAATAATACCGTTACCATTAATGAAATGGCAACCCGTGTACAGACAGCCACGGCTACACAATTGAAGGTAATCGTTCCGGCCCTTGGAGCAGTTACTGGCGAAGTAAAAATAAAAACAGGCACCCAAACTGCAAGTGGCGGCAACATTACTTATGTGCCCGATATATTTGTAGCCGGCTCACAGAATAATAGCGCTCGCTCTCTAGCTACCTATTGGAAAAACAATATTGCTGTTACGCTGAGCACAGAAGAATCCGCATTGAATTCCATATTTGTAAATGGCAATGATGTGTATGCAGCGGGAAGAGAAAGAATCAATAATTTACAATTGGCCAACTACTGGAAAAACGGCACTAAGACCACGCTTGGCACCAACGAATCCGCTGCCAATAGCATTTCTGTAAATGGCAACGATGTGCATGTTGGCGGCTGGGAAATCATCAACGGGTTCGACCTGCCCAGATATTGGAAAAACGGAGCAGGTACAACCATAAATGTCAATGACCCCATTATATCACAAATTGTTACGGGTAATGGCTCTTGCACAGGTATTTATGTAAATAACAACAATGTTTATGCCGTTGGAAGCTACCGCAACTCACAAGGACAATTTTCTCCCTGGGAATTTACAAACGGAATAATACCGGCCAATACCATACCTAATAACGATAAGCATTGCTTTGCCAATGCTGTTTTCGTTAGTGGAAGCGATAAATATGTGGCAGGCAACCAAAACAATGCAACAACCGGGTTGGCAATGGCTACTATCTGGAAAAACGAAACTGCTGCAACATTAACCGCAGGCACTGCTTCGGTTGGCGTGGCAACAGCTGTTTTCGTAGCGGGAAATGATGTATATGTGGCTGGATATGAACAGGAGGATTATTATGGCGGCGGGCCATCTTTTGCTAAATACTGGAAGAACGGGGTGGAAGTAAAATTATCAACGGTATCGTCTGGTGCTACGGGCATCGTTGTTTTTGGCAATGATGTGTATGTATCGGGGTGGGAAAACAACGGCTCCTATAATGTAGCTAAATACTGGAAAAACGGAGTGGCTGTCAATTTAGGCAATGCTGTACTCAATTCATCAGGCAATGCCATAGTTGTGCGATAG